The window CTAGAGGAGCGAGTATGGCTAAAAGTATTTTTCTTGTTGGCGCAACATTTGCCGCACTAACAACAGGCTTTATCGCGACAAGCGCTTTTGCTGCAGCGCGTTCTGTCGCGCTAAACAAAAGCATTGAAACGCTTGAGCCGATGAAAGGAATCGTATTCTGGCCCGACCAAGCAAAAAGCCAAAAGAATTTGCAGAGCGCCATCTCGCTTGAATTCTCGTACTGCCTCCCCTGCGCCGTAGTAACAGGCAAAACCGGCGACAAAATCAACTACGACTGGAGCAGTTTTGAAAAGTTGCTCGACGACATCAAGAGCCGTGGGCACCAAGCCATCGTACGGTTCCGCATCGAGTATCCGAACGAAACCATCACAAATGCACCTAATTGCACCGAAGGCGTGAAGGGCGCCACCGCCGTTCCCAACTACTTCGTTACAAACAGCAATTACCAAGAAACATTCTCCGAAAACCCTGGCGGCGACGGTCCCACTTACTACGCCGACTGGAGCAGTACCGCACTCCAGTGGTTCTACAAGCAATTCTACGCTGACTTCGCTGCGAAATACGACAAGGACCCGCGTATTGCATTCGTGCAGGCAGGCTTCGGGCACTGGGCCGAATACCACATCTACGGCACCAAACTCATACTCGGCACGAACTTTCCTTCCAAGGAATACCAAAGCGAATTTCTGACACATCTTGATACATTATTCACCGAAACACCTTGGAACATTTCGATTGACGCCGCTGACAAAACCTACTCGCCCATTGCCGAGAACAAGACTTTGCTTGGGCTCAAATTCGGGCTGTTCGACGATTCCTTCATGCACAAAGAACACGATATATCGCAAGGCGACGGAGACAACGAAAAGAATTGGCAAACAATCGGCAAAGACCGCTGGAAAACATCGCCCGCCGGCGGTGAAATCAGCTACTACGAAGACAAGGACCAGCACGAGTTCCTGAACCCCGCTGGACTTTATGGCATCACCTGGGAAGATGCCGCCAGCAAATACCACATGACATACATCATCGGCAACGACGCGCCCGAAGGCAAGTACGCCACAAAATCGCGTGTCTTTGAGGCCAGTTCCTATGCGGGCTATAAATTCGAGATTACGAGTTTTGCGGTCAACAAGATTTCGGCTGCCATCCGCGTGAAAAACGTAGGCATCGCACCACTCTACCACAACGCCTACGTGACAGTGAAGGGCGTGCGCAGTGAAAAAACGCTCAAGGGGCTTTTGCCCGGCGAAGAGGCAACCTACACCATCTCAGGAATTTCTATTGCCGACAGTGAATCGCCTGAGCTCACCATCACCGGCGACAAACTTTTGAAAGACGCGACCATCCCCTACAAAGCAAACCTCGACGGGAAAGCAAAAGTCATTGAAGGGCTAATTGAAGAAAATGGAACAACAGCAATCGCACATAGGAACAAGAATGCCGCAAGCAAAGTTCACGAAAAGCAAGCGCAAAACGCCCGCATCGTCGATCTTAATGGCCGCGCCGTACATAGCACCAACGCTCAAAACGCAATGAAAAAATCGCCCAAAGCGTACTATAAAGTGAAATAAAAATTTCGCAAAATGCGTTACGCAAAATGCGAAATTTTTATAGAATTTTGCCTCATTTAGGGTTTGGAGACATTTTATTCTCTATACCAGCATTTAGGAAACCCACTACAGCCCCAGAATTGATTGCCAGCGTTTTCGCCTTTTTTCGCTGTTCGCAAAACTAAAGGTTTTCCACACTTGGGGCAAATTTTTTCAGTTGTATTCTCATCTTTCGAAACTACTTTTTCTTTAGGTTTTTCAACAACTTTAGGAGTTGACTTTTCACACTGAGGTTCGGCCTTATTTGCAATAACCTCAGTAAGCATTTCCTCATATTTTTTTGCATAATCTGATTTTATCGGCTTACTACACTTAATGAAGGAATCTAACAATTCATGCATATCCTTCTCAGAAGATTTTAAAGAATCATCATCTTCTTCAATTTTCCTTATATAGGCAACAAGCTGATCCAAACGAATAACAACCTTACGAATTTCTTCAGGAGCTTTAGAGTCATTCAAAATTGTCTTCGGATTTGCCAAGACAACAATAGACCGATATGTTTTTGGGAACAACTTATCAAACAAGCCCTGTGTTACAAAATTATTTTTGTACTCTCGACGAATTTCTTTGAGAATATTCAAATGCCTTTCGTTTTGGGAAACTGGAGACGGGAATCCTTCTTTACGGTAAAATTTTCCTTGACCCTTATGACGAATAAAATTTCCCTTTTCATCAATTTCTATATTACCATAAAGATTTTTACACTCAATAACAAAAATATGCTTTCTTGTAATCACTAAAAAATCAATTTGAGCAGAAAGACCGTTCTTTTCCAAATAGAGGTCATGCATAATAAGCATATCCATACCACTATTTTTCAATTCAAAAGCAATCTGATTTTCGCCCTTAAGCCCTGCTTCAGCAATAGCAATTTGCTCATCGATTCTTTCTTTGATTTTTCCAGAAGCTCTTGAAGAAAGAGACTTCATCTTTTCAATAAAAGATTCTGCATCGCTATCTTCCTTAATGAATACAGGACCAAAATATTTAAAAAATAAAGCATCAATAATACCCATAATTTATTTCCTCAATTGTTCTTTTTTATAAACACTTTTTACACTACATTTATCCGCAGAATATGTACTCAAAGAAAGACCTCTGCCTATACAATTTGCAATAAGACCATCGCCTTT is drawn from Fibrobacter succinogenes and contains these coding sequences:
- a CDS encoding DUF4832 domain-containing protein → MAKSIFLVGATFAALTTGFIATSAFAAARSVALNKSIETLEPMKGIVFWPDQAKSQKNLQSAISLEFSYCLPCAVVTGKTGDKINYDWSSFEKLLDDIKSRGHQAIVRFRIEYPNETITNAPNCTEGVKGATAVPNYFVTNSNYQETFSENPGGDGPTYYADWSSTALQWFYKQFYADFAAKYDKDPRIAFVQAGFGHWAEYHIYGTKLILGTNFPSKEYQSEFLTHLDTLFTETPWNISIDAADKTYSPIAENKTLLGLKFGLFDDSFMHKEHDISQGDGDNEKNWQTIGKDRWKTSPAGGEISYYEDKDQHEFLNPAGLYGITWEDAASKYHMTYIIGNDAPEGKYATKSRVFEASSYAGYKFEITSFAVNKISAAIRVKNVGIAPLYHNAYVTVKGVRSEKTLKGLLPGEEATYTISGISIADSESPELTITGDKLLKDATIPYKANLDGKAKVIEGLIEENGTTAIAHRNKNAASKVHEKQAQNARIVDLNGRAVHSTNAQNAMKKSPKAYYKVK
- a CDS encoding NERD domain-containing protein, with amino-acid sequence MGIIDALFFKYFGPVFIKEDSDAESFIEKMKSLSSRASGKIKERIDEQIAIAEAGLKGENQIAFELKNSGMDMLIMHDLYLEKNGLSAQIDFLVITRKHIFVIECKNLYGNIEIDEKGNFIRHKGQGKFYRKEGFPSPVSQNERHLNILKEIRREYKNNFVTQGLFDKLFPKTYRSIVVLANPKTILNDSKAPEEIRKVVIRLDQLVAYIRKIEEDDDSLKSSEKDMHELLDSFIKCSKPIKSDYAKKYEEMLTEVIANKAEPQCEKSTPKVVEKPKEKVVSKDENTTEKICPKCGKPLVLRTAKKGENAGNQFWGCSGFPKCWYRE